In Zingiber officinale cultivar Zhangliang chromosome 8B, Zo_v1.1, whole genome shotgun sequence, a single genomic region encodes these proteins:
- the LOC122017361 gene encoding pentatricopeptide repeat-containing protein At1g62670, mitochondrial-like isoform X2, producing MTAKFYNLTIPKPAFLWISLNYLTFSYATAAHGQTHFEDNKNYPDSAEFISVVQALKGGLHPQKLVHVLDSMLDVTSALKAFKWASTQRRFQHTAETYACMILRLGLVGNIEEMEILLNELIKLQLDNTNQVFDSMIDSFCVNCREVEALLVFRYSILAKQLPSISTCNRLLATFSSQSGNFFSSLFVYKEMVKSGILPDVVTLNYLIKGLCEIGHLDLALHQFHRMGKKRCDPNSLTFEILIKALCISNRVDEAINVFQQMLESGCTPLPDFYYNVMPLLCSINRFEEGIKLLRMKGNIQGDQDLYLYKHLIQCLCNNRQLETAIEFLQEIKNSGFTPLTVTYTDVVTGFCKFGKLNEAMTFLDREDVLQVEPYNALLKGFCNAGRYQEAAIYLKQMVERDLINLASWIILTKGLCEEGLVEKALEVVGKMIVSSYMDEGAVYSAFITGYCKISKYENALSMFRLSRFYDCCSDSEACSQLIEGLCIINKMQEATEIFYHLTAKGCLLSCSALNELVKGICISGKVQEAINV from the exons ATGACAGCCAAGTTTTATAATTTAACCATTCCCAAGCCTGCCTTCCTCTGGATATCTCTAAATTATCTTACCTTTTCATATGCAACTGCTGCACATGGTCAAACTCATTTTGAAGATAACAAGAATTATCCAGATTCTGCAGAGTTTATATCTGTAGTGCAGGCCCTTAAAGGTGGTCTTCATCCTCAGAAGTTAGTTCATGTGTTGGATTCTATGTTGGATGTGACCTCAGCTCTTAAAGCATTCAAATGGGCTTCTACTCAGAGAAGATTCCAACACACCGCGGAGACTTATGCCTGTATGATCTTGAGGTTGGGATTGGTTGGAAATATTGAAGAGATGGAGATTCTTCTGAATGAGCTGATTAAGTTACAACTCGACAATACAAATCAAGTGTTTGATTCCATGATTGATTCTTTTTGTGTAAATTGCAGGGAAGTTGAAGCTTTACTGGTATTCAGATATTCAATTTTAGCAAAACAACTGCCATCCATCTCAACATGCAACAGACTTTTAGCTACTTTTTCCTCACAGAGTGGAAATTTCTTTTCATCATTGTTTGTATATAAAGAAATGGTAAAATCGGGGATTCTTCCAGATGTTGTCACATTAAATTACCTTATAAAGGGATTATGTGAAATTGGGCACTTGGATTTGGCATTGCATCAGTTCCATAGGATGGGGAAGAAGCGATGTGATCCGAACAGTCTGACATTTGAGATTCTAATTAAAGCTCTCTGCATCAGTAACCGAGTAGATGAAGCCATTAATGTATTTCAGCAGATGCTCGAGTCTGGTTGCACTCCACTTCCGGACTtttattataatgttatgcctctTCTTTGCAGCATCAACAGATTTGAGGAAGGCATTAAATTGCTAAGGATGAAGGGAAATATACAGGGTGATCAAGATTTatatttgtataaacatttaatccAATGCTTATGTAACAACCGGCAACTTGAGACTGCAATAGAATTTCTTCAAGAAATAAAAAACTCGGGCTTTACTCCTTTAACTGTTACATACACAGATGTTGTCACTGGGTTTTGCAAATTTGGGAAGTTGAATGAGGCTATGACCTTCCTAGATAGGGAGGACGTTTTGCAAGTTGAACCTTACAATGCCTTGCTCAAGGGTTTCTGCAATGCTGGTAGATATCAAGAGGCAGCTATATATCTGAAGCAAATGGTAGAAAGGGATTTAATCAATCTTGCCTCATGGATTATCCTTACAAAAGGACTTTGTGAAGAAGGGCTTGTTGAGAAAGCATTAGAAGTTGTTGGAAAAATGATTGTTTCATCCTATATGGATGAAGGAGCTGTTTATTCAGCTTTTATAACTGGATACTGTAAGATCAGTAAGTATGAGAATGCTTTAAGCATGTTTAGACTGTCTCGTTTCTATGACTGCTGCTCAGACTCAGAAGCATGCTCACAGTTGATTGAAGGTTTGTGTATAATCAATAAGATGCAGGAGGCTACTGAAATATTTTACCATCTTACTGCTAAAGGTTGTTTGCTCAGCTGTAGTGCTTTGAATGAGTTAGTGAAAGGGATCTGTATCAGTGGAAAAGTTCAAGAAGCCATCAAT GTTTGA
- the LOC122017361 gene encoding pentatricopeptide repeat-containing protein At5g46100-like isoform X1 — translation MTAKFYNLTIPKPAFLWISLNYLTFSYATAAHGQTHFEDNKNYPDSAEFISVVQALKGGLHPQKLVHVLDSMLDVTSALKAFKWASTQRRFQHTAETYACMILRLGLVGNIEEMEILLNELIKLQLDNTNQVFDSMIDSFCVNCREVEALLVFRYSILAKQLPSISTCNRLLATFSSQSGNFFSSLFVYKEMVKSGILPDVVTLNYLIKGLCEIGHLDLALHQFHRMGKKRCDPNSLTFEILIKALCISNRVDEAINVFQQMLESGCTPLPDFYYNVMPLLCSINRFEEGIKLLRMKGNIQGDQDLYLYKHLIQCLCNNRQLETAIEFLQEIKNSGFTPLTVTYTDVVTGFCKFGKLNEAMTFLDREDVLQVEPYNALLKGFCNAGRYQEAAIYLKQMVERDLINLASWIILTKGLCEEGLVEKALEVVGKMIVSSYMDEGAVYSAFITGYCKISKYENALSMFRLSRFYDCCSDSEACSQLIEGLCIINKMQEATEIFYHLTAKGCLLSCSALNELVKGICISGKVQEAINVRSLAVSSGASCNSFTYSTILLGLLGLNKEKDTLVILSQMLVEGGRFDATTYSIFVRGLCSKSMARESANLFNQMVNDNFVPDSETLELLIFSLSRNSKLRLVMHSLDSLINNGGFLSPTVCNMVISSLVKEGQKHEARRFLDRMLERGWIPDAHTHVLLVADCNLEVNSDVFEATDDDKVSKILAEGLYDLNEQNAM, via the coding sequence ATGACAGCCAAGTTTTATAATTTAACCATTCCCAAGCCTGCCTTCCTCTGGATATCTCTAAATTATCTTACCTTTTCATATGCAACTGCTGCACATGGTCAAACTCATTTTGAAGATAACAAGAATTATCCAGATTCTGCAGAGTTTATATCTGTAGTGCAGGCCCTTAAAGGTGGTCTTCATCCTCAGAAGTTAGTTCATGTGTTGGATTCTATGTTGGATGTGACCTCAGCTCTTAAAGCATTCAAATGGGCTTCTACTCAGAGAAGATTCCAACACACCGCGGAGACTTATGCCTGTATGATCTTGAGGTTGGGATTGGTTGGAAATATTGAAGAGATGGAGATTCTTCTGAATGAGCTGATTAAGTTACAACTCGACAATACAAATCAAGTGTTTGATTCCATGATTGATTCTTTTTGTGTAAATTGCAGGGAAGTTGAAGCTTTACTGGTATTCAGATATTCAATTTTAGCAAAACAACTGCCATCCATCTCAACATGCAACAGACTTTTAGCTACTTTTTCCTCACAGAGTGGAAATTTCTTTTCATCATTGTTTGTATATAAAGAAATGGTAAAATCGGGGATTCTTCCAGATGTTGTCACATTAAATTACCTTATAAAGGGATTATGTGAAATTGGGCACTTGGATTTGGCATTGCATCAGTTCCATAGGATGGGGAAGAAGCGATGTGATCCGAACAGTCTGACATTTGAGATTCTAATTAAAGCTCTCTGCATCAGTAACCGAGTAGATGAAGCCATTAATGTATTTCAGCAGATGCTCGAGTCTGGTTGCACTCCACTTCCGGACTtttattataatgttatgcctctTCTTTGCAGCATCAACAGATTTGAGGAAGGCATTAAATTGCTAAGGATGAAGGGAAATATACAGGGTGATCAAGATTTatatttgtataaacatttaatccAATGCTTATGTAACAACCGGCAACTTGAGACTGCAATAGAATTTCTTCAAGAAATAAAAAACTCGGGCTTTACTCCTTTAACTGTTACATACACAGATGTTGTCACTGGGTTTTGCAAATTTGGGAAGTTGAATGAGGCTATGACCTTCCTAGATAGGGAGGACGTTTTGCAAGTTGAACCTTACAATGCCTTGCTCAAGGGTTTCTGCAATGCTGGTAGATATCAAGAGGCAGCTATATATCTGAAGCAAATGGTAGAAAGGGATTTAATCAATCTTGCCTCATGGATTATCCTTACAAAAGGACTTTGTGAAGAAGGGCTTGTTGAGAAAGCATTAGAAGTTGTTGGAAAAATGATTGTTTCATCCTATATGGATGAAGGAGCTGTTTATTCAGCTTTTATAACTGGATACTGTAAGATCAGTAAGTATGAGAATGCTTTAAGCATGTTTAGACTGTCTCGTTTCTATGACTGCTGCTCAGACTCAGAAGCATGCTCACAGTTGATTGAAGGTTTGTGTATAATCAATAAGATGCAGGAGGCTACTGAAATATTTTACCATCTTACTGCTAAAGGTTGTTTGCTCAGCTGTAGTGCTTTGAATGAGTTAGTGAAAGGGATCTGTATCAGTGGAAAAGTTCAAGAAGCCATCAATGTGCGTTCTCTTGCTGTTTCTAGTGGCGCTTCTTGTAATTCATTTACTTATTCTACAATTTTGCTTGGTCTCCTAGGTTTGAACAAGGAAAAGGATACTTTGGTAATCCTTTCACAGATGTTGGTTGAGGGTGGCAGATTTGATGCCACAACATATTCCATTTTTGTTCGTGGATTGTGTTCCAAGAGTATGGCAAGGGAATCTGCAAATTTGTTCAATCAAATGGTTAATGATAACTTTGTTCCTGACTCTGAAACACTTGAGTTGCTCATATTTAGTCTGTCAAGAAATTCTAAGTTGCGTTTGGTCATGCACAGCCTTGATAGTCTGATCAACAACGGGGGTTTTCTAAGTCCCACAGTATGTAATATGGTAATTTCCAGTCTTGTAAAAGAGGGGCAAAAGCATGAGGCCCGTAGGTTCTTGGACAGGATGCTTGAAAGAGGATGGATCCCGGATGCTCATACACATGTTTTGCTGGTCGCTGATTGCAATTTAGAAGTAAATAGTGATGTGTTTGAGGCTACTGATGATGACAAAGTCAGCAAAATATTAGCCGAGGGTTTGTATGATTTGAACGAGCAGAATGCTATGTGA